The nucleotide sequence TTTGCAGTTGTTGAAGACTATTAACCCTAAAAGCTAAATACtataccagtggttttcaacctgtggtattgcaggtgggccgccaattactattaaaataaataatattgttaatataagtaaaaatgtctaagtcataacataactattaaactgttactatgcttccactattcgagctcgctgattggtttaagaataaaccaccaatttatcttagatatttttgctgcatatgctatagaacaacaaattcaaacatgcataaatggctgttgtGAATGCTTGCTCCGCTGACTGCCTACCCGCTGCCAAGCTCTGCCTGGATCTTGATTTCCCGTTTTGCTGAGTGTCGCCAAccagagttattttctgttcatttccagtccattctagggctgtgcgattaatagaaattgtcataaaatcacgatttgagcgtgcgcgatttctaaatcgctttatagcacgattttccgcggccctgacctcAAACAAAATCTGCGTGCGGACAGAGAGATTcacgctcgtgcattattttaatgtgcttttgcgttatatttatgcgctcttgctgctgaccgcatacacatactgtatacacactgcaaacatctGAGgcaggggattttttttttttttgccataagtctatacattttgttacatctttaatatagtgataattttgacttatgtctgttctagagacgttacaattttttgataaagctctaattggttttcttttgggaatatgtttcaaattaatcctgaatgcatttatgactgtaaaagcatatcggtgtgtgtcacaatcgcaaaattgatcaaagaaatcgcgatagttattttttttttttttttttttgtccatatcgcacagccctagttcattcaatgaaaacagttaataatctagcttctgagtacttagttattaacccaacaatagcgggaacagttaatttttttgaagtgggccgcgcaaacatatgtgtgttgttgtgtgggccgcgagctgaaaaaggttgggaaccactgcactaTACTTTTCAAACAGGGTTCTCTTTTTGTCAGGAGAATCAGGCTGGATTCAGTTGCGGATTTACACTGTGCTTTATTTAAGCAGATGAGACAGAGCagatgagtaacgttccacagtttAGCTTGTAGGGTCAAGGAATGCCAGCACCCGAGTAAGAGAATGAGAGGTCGAAGCAGATGAGACAGAGCAGATGAGTAATGTTCATCAGTTTAGCTCGTTCGACAGCCGAGACCAGAGGAATGAGAGCTGGAAGATTCTAGGAGCACTGGAGCCTGAAGACAACACATGACAAGGTGAGTACACAGACCAGTTAGTAGATCGGAGCTATTGgtacgagtaacaacagtctgacaatgaACAGAAAAGCACAGGGAATTATAAAGGGAAGAAATTAGAAGAAATGGAGATCAGGTGGCAAACAATTAAGGCAACAACGGAGAAACACGGAGGGTGGGGGGAAACTCAAATTAAACAGACAGACGCGGGGAGCTgtcaaaccatccaaacacacaaCACATATTCACAAcccaaaaaggcaggtgattagccccgaacCCGACAGTCACCTGGCGCCTCCAGGAAGGGGCCTACCTCGATGCAGATGGAAGTCCTCAATGAACGAGCAGTCCAGAATGTCCCGGGATGGCATCCAGCCCCTCTCCTTtggaccataaccctcccagtccacaagatagtGAAACCCCTTGCCGCGGCGCCACTCATCGAGTAATATTTTAACCGTTTAGGTAGGAGATCCATCCACAAGATGAGGGGGTGGGCGGTGGGGCAACTACAAACAGGATTAAGGGGGGAAGAGAACACCAGCTTGACCCTAGAAACATGAAAAAACCGGAAGAACCTGACCAAGAGTAGGAGGAAGCTTGAGCCAGACTAACCACCTTGGTGATGCCGAATGGCCCAATGAATCTGGGTGCCAGCTTACGAGAAGGCCCCCAGAGAGGCAGATCCTTGGAAGAAAGCCAAACCTGCTGACCACACACATAGGCAGGAGGAGAGGACCGGCGACGATCGGCTGCAGTCTTGGTTCGGTCAGAGGTTTGGACGGAAATCCTCCTGACTTTCTCCCAAATGCGACGGCAGCGCTGGACGAAAGCCAGGGCAGATGGAACCACTGTGTCTGGTTCTTGTGACAGGAACAGAGGTGGGTTATAACCGATGgcacactcaaaaggagatatAGCTGACGTGGCCACAGGAAGGGTGTTATGAACGTATTCTGCCCAGGagagctgctggcaccaggaactcAGATTGTTGGATGTTAGACAGCAGAGCATTCTTCCTAGATCCTAGTTGGCCCGCTCACACTTTccattggtctggggatgaaaACCTGAAGACAGACTCGCAGAGGCCCCAATCTGTCTACAAAATTCCCTCCAGTACCGtgagacaaactggggacccctatctgAAACCACATCCACCGGCAACCCATGGAGATGGAAGACGTGATCCACCACCAGTTGGGCGGTCTCCCAGGcggagggcagcttgggcaggGGGATGAAATTAACTGCtttggaaaagcgatccaccaccGTGAGAATCACAGTGTTACCCTTCGACAGTGGAAGCCCAGAGGAAAAAATCAAGGGCGATGTGTGACCAAGGGCAGGAAGGGATAGGGAGAGGATTAAGTAGACCATCAGGAGGGCGATTGACAGGCTTACATTGGGCACATGTGGGGCAGGCCAACACAAACGGTCTAACATCTGCAGCCATAGCAGGCCACCAGAAGCGTTGTCGGATGGCAGACAACATTCTCTGAATACTTGGATGGCAGACTAACCTGGATGCGTGACCCCACTCAAGGACCTCACAGCACAGCGCAGCTGGCACCAGTAACCTGCCCGCCGGGCACTCTCCAAGCACCTGCACCCCTAGACCGGCTTCCTCTACCCGTTGCTCGATACCCCACGAAAGAGCCCCGACCACCACCTCCTAAGAAATGAAGGCCTCGGCCACAAACTCCCTCCCTCGGGCCTCGAACAGGCGAGAGAGGGCATCGTATTTGGTGTTCTTAGATCCCGGCCGGTACAAGAGGGTAAAGTTGAATCTGGCAAAGAAGAGCGCTCAGCCTCTTGGCTGAACGGAtgtattccaggttcttgtgatctGTCCAGACCAAGAGGGGCTCCaccgacccctccaaccagtgacgccactcatcCAAGGCAAATCGTGCTGCCATTAGCTCTCTATTGCCAAAGTCGTATTTACGTTCTGCAGGGCTGAGACGACGAGAGAAGAACGCACACGGGTGGACCTTCCCGTCACAGAGGGAACACTGATATAGAACTGCGCCAACCCCAACGTCCGAAGCATCAACCTCGACAATgaactgggcctcaggatctggTACCAACAGAAGAGGTGCAGAGACAAAACGGAAgtttaaaatgtcaaaggctacctgctcctcccggttccatctgaaggacaccttaatggaggttaaggctgtgagcagtgcagcaatctgaccaaaaTTCCTGATTTATTgccggtagaagttggcaaaaCCCAGGAAACGCTGCAGAGCCTTACGGGAATCAGGGACTGGTCACTGGGCGACAGCTTCTATCTTAGCGGGATGAGGCTTGATCCCTCCCGTAAAAATAATGTGGCCAAGGAATGTAACAGACTCAGCGTGGAATTCACAATTTTCTGCCTTGACAACTTGTTTTCTAGCAACCGCTGGAGAACCCGTCTGGCATGCTGGGTGTGTAATTGGAGAGAGGgggagaaaatcaagatatcatccaAATACACAAAGACAAATTGATTAAATATATCACCCAACACGCTGTTGACGAGTCCCTGGAAAACGGCTGGAGCATTGGTAAGACCAAACGGAAGAACCAAGTACTCGTAGTGTCCCAAAGGGGTGTTAAAcacgtcttccactcatcccccatCCCAAATGCGCACCAAGTGATAGGCATTGTGCACGTCTAACTTGTTGAAGACCCGAGCTCCCTGCAACAattcaaaagcagaagacattaaaGGTAGGGGATACCTGTTCTTTAttgtaatgtcattcaaacctctgtaatcaatggaggggcgcagggagccgtccttcttctgcAGATGAGTAACGTTCCTCAGTTTAGCTCATAGGGTCGAGGAATGCTGGCAcccgagtgagagaatgagaggTTGAAGCAGATGAGACATAGCAGATGAGTAACGTTTACCAGTTTAGCTCATTCGACAGCAGAGACCGGAGGAATGAGAGCTGGAAGCTTCTAGGAGCACTGCGTTCGTGAGAACAGGACACTGAAGCCTGAAGACAAGACACGACAAGGTGAGTACACAGACCAGATAATAGATCAGAGCTATTGgtacgagtaacaacagtctgacaatggacagagaaacacagggaattataAAGGGAAGGAATGAGAAGAAATGGAGATCAGGTGGCAAACAATTAAAGTAACAACGGAGAAACAAGGAGGGCAGGGGGAAACTCAaatcaaacagacagacacatattCACAACCCCAAAatgcaggtgattagccccgagacccgacactTTTCTCATGCCAATTCAACAAAGGTTTGATTGGGGGGTTTTTCaaaaatcttttataaataaagttaGTATTCCAAATGTAATAAATCAATGAGGCTTTAAGGTCTGAATGATAATGGATTTTATTGATATACATATGGAAAACGGTTAATAGTATAGTAAAGTGAGATCTTAGAGAAAGAGGCTATAATCAATAAAACTGTTCgaagtggattaaaaaaaaatatgtctcaCCCTGCAAATGGCAAAGAGAGATAGGTTTTCATCTGCTTTCATGTGTTCAGCCAGTAGAGGAGCATCACTGTCTTATCAAATATGAGAGATTCAATTGTACATATAAAAAAGCATGTTATATTAAGTGTGAGCAAAGCAATCTTGGtaattttcagtatttttcaatattttgagCATTAATGTGAGAATGTGTTGCTGTTTGTTCTCAAATCATCTTCTAATGGGGAAATGAGCTGTCAATCAATACCAGCAGATTAATATAAAAAGTcatttaagattaataaatgtttaaaatggtaaTATTAGAAATTACATCATGATCTAGGTTTCTTATGTGAGAAAACGTGCTCGATCTTGTTCAGCTCTTCCagatctgatgtcataaaccagaagaACAACAGCAGCCACAgcagccacgcccaccagagcagtTACCACCAATCGGACCACAGCTTTAGTAGAACCACAACAGTGTTCAGAGTCTGaggaataaaaacatcaaactgaGTTCACCTCAGTGAATAACCGCTAATATCAGCACCAACATCAACTAATATCAGCTCTGCTGTACCTGGACATGGttgacagagttgagtgatgtccagatgtgtggtctggtttctgatgggattgttgatcacacagctgtagctgtttttatcctgatattccacctccagaggtagagagagactgatgctgagatcagacacactgatgctggacaataaactgtttcctttgtaccaggagagagtcacatgacccacattcaccattGAGCacagaaatgaacatttggtcTTTGACGATACTGATGATGAAGAACAGTCTCTGCTAATGACAGGTACAGGTGGACTAGCTTGAAAACATCAGAGAATAAAGATAAATAAGGGTATTAATAAAGACAATAAGGAATAAACAACAACGATTTCTGcaatttcacaaatgctttactcattaaaagaaataataaagctGTAACAAATTtgactcaccatagactgtaagACTGAATTTCCAGTATTTGGTCTCGCTGTAGGACTGCAGTTCATAAAGTCCAGAGTGTGCAATTCTGATGTCTgcgatggtcagagatccagtttttttgtccagcttcagtctgtctctgaatctcccatcattATAATCAAATATAGTAATGTGGTCAGCCTTTACATTGATATGAGATATTAAAGAGTTTATGAACACCCACTGAAACACATCTTCCTCTAATCCAGTAATATCAGagtttagagtgactgaatcCCCCTCCaacactgacactgacttcactgcATCTGTAacacctgaagaacaaacagaaacaacatGGGGTGTGGATTAATAATCTCAATGCTGTgggattaaaacataaaataggtGTATCTAATCCAGAGATTTAACCCACCATAGACATTAAGAGTGAACATTATCATCATACGTGGGGTATGTAGTTCATATTCTCCAGCATGTTGAGTTCTGGtgtctgtgatggtcagagatccagtttgattgtccagcttcagtctgtttctgaatctcccatcaagaacatcatcataCACAGAGAATGTGTCAAACCACACATCCGCTAATATGGTGTTTTTATTTCCAAATATCCAAAGAAACAAGTGATCTTTTTGTTTTCCGGTAAGACCAGCGTTTAGAGTGACTGAacctccctccatcactgacactggcATCAGTGTATCTGCAACGcctggaaaacaaacacaaaacagattATGATCTTTAAATAACTCTAATATGATTTACTGAAATAGTttgctatttttaattttattacttatttgtttgcatttttgttttcatttatacaGAATGGTATAAAGAgtagaaatgaagtgaaatgggagaaagacagaaaggaagaCAAGCACAACT is from Carassius gibelio isolate Cgi1373 ecotype wild population from Czech Republic chromosome B22, carGib1.2-hapl.c, whole genome shotgun sequence and encodes:
- the LOC127987304 gene encoding uncharacterized protein LOC127987304 isoform X6: MKNMFLRLVLFCLCFWRLDGELGDILTPVSVMEGDSFILNSGLTKITDDSLILWVCYHENTLLAEINKRADSISVYEDVLDGRFRNRLKLDDQTGSLTIMNITTKDAGRYQLHINCMKKVFFLTVYVFGDEMKSVSVTEGDSVTLNSGLTQIREDDGLIQWLFETAIIALISEVTKVYTNNEGKFSNRLKLDHETGSLTITDIKMKHSGRYKLQINSVVKSFILTVNGGVADTLMPVSVMEGGSVTLNAGLTGKQKDHLFLWIFGNKNTILADVWFDTFSVYDDVLDGRFRNRLKLDNQTGSLTITDTRTQHAGEYELHTPRMMIMFTLNVYGVTDAVKSVSVLEGDSVTLNSDITGLEEDVFQWVFINSLISHINVKADHITIFDYNDGRFRDRLKLDKKTGSLTIADIRIAHSGLYELQSYSETKYWKFSLTVYASPPVPVISRDCSSSSVSSKTKCSFLCSMVNVGHVTLSWYKGNSLLSSISVSDLSISLSLPLEVEYQDKNSYSCVINNPIRNQTTHLDITQLCQPCPDSEHCCGSTKAVVRLVVTALVGVAAVAAVVLLVYDIRSGRAEQDRARFLT
- the LOC127987304 gene encoding uncharacterized protein LOC127987304 isoform X12, producing MFLRLVLFCLCFWRLDGELGDILTPVSVMEGDSFTLNSGLTEITDDSLILWVCYHENTLLAEINKRADSISVYEDVLDGTFRDRLKLDDQTGSLTIMNITTKDTGFYQLHINCMKKFFFLTVYVFGDEMKSVSVTEGDSVTLNSGLTQIREDDGLIQWLFETAIIALISEVTKVYTNNEGKFSNRLKLDHETGSLTITDIKMKHSGRYKLQINSVVKSFILTVNGGVADTLMPVSVMEGGSVTLNAGLTGKQKDHLFLWIFGNKNTILADVWFDTFSVYDDVLDGRFRNRLKLDNQTGSLTITDTRTQHAGEYELHTPRMMIMFTLNVYGVTDAVKSVSVLEGDSVTLNSDITGLEEDVFQWVFINSLISHINVKADHITIFDYNDGRFRDRLKLDKKTGSLTIADIRIAHSGLYELQSYSETKYWKFSLTVYASPPVPVISRDCSSSSVSSKTKCSFLCSMVNVGHVTLSWYKGNSLLSSISVSDLSISLSLPLEVEYQDKNSYSCVINNPIRNQTTHLDITQLCQPCPDSEHCCGSTKAVVRLVVTALVGVAAVAAVVLLVYDIRSGRAEQDRARFLT
- the LOC127987304 gene encoding uncharacterized protein LOC127987304 isoform X4, producing MKNMFLRLVLFCLCFWRLDGELGDILTPVSVMEGDSFILNSGLTKITDDSLILWVCYHENTLLAEINKRADSISVYEDVLDGRFRNRLKLDDQTGSLTIMNITTKDAGRYQLHINCMKKVFFLTVYVFGDEMKSVSVTEGDSVTLNSGLTQIREDDGLIQWLFKDVIIALISEVTKVYTNNKGKFSNRLKLDHETGSLTITDIKMKHSGRYKLQINSVVKSFILTVNGGVADTLMPVSVMEGGSVTLNAGLTGKQKDHLFLWIFGNKNTILADVWFDTFSVYDDVLDGRFRNRLKLDNQTGSLTITDTRTQHAGEYELHTPRMMIMFTLNVYGVTDAVKSVSVLEGDSVTLNSDITGLEEDVFQWVFINSLISHINVKADHITIFDYNDGRFRDRLKLDKKTGSLTIADIRIAHSGLYELQSYSETKYWKFSLTVYASPPVPVISRDCSSSSVSSKTKCSFLCSMVNVGHVTLSWYKGNSLLSSISVSDLSISLSLPLEVEYQDKNSYSCVINNPIRNQTTHLDITQLCQPCPDSEHCCGSTKAVVRLVVTALVGVAAVAAVVLLVYDIRSGRAEQDRARFLT
- the LOC127987304 gene encoding uncharacterized protein LOC127987304 isoform X20, translating into MKNMFLRLVLFCLCFWRLDGELGDILTPVSVMEGDSFTLNSGLTEITDDSLILWVCYHENTLLAEINKRADSISVYEDVLDGTFRDRLKLDDQTGSLTIMNITTKDTGFYQLHINCMKKFFFLTVYVFGDEMKSVSVTEGDSVTLNSGLTQIREDDGLIQWLFETAIIALISEVTKVYTNNEGKFSNRLKLDHETGSLTITDIKMKHSGRYKLQINSVVKSFILTVNGGVADTLMPVSVMEGGSVTLNAGLTGKQKDHLFLWIFGNKNTILADVWFDTFSVYDDVLDGRFRNRLKLDNQTGSLTITDTRTQHAGEYELHTPRMMIMFTLNVYGVTDAVKSVSVLEGDSVTLNSDITGLEEDVFQWVFINSLISHINVKADHITIFDYNDGRFRDRLKLDKKTGSLTIADIRIAHSGLYELQSYSETKYWKFSLTVYVHLYLSLAETVLHHQYRQRPNVHFCAQW
- the LOC127987304 gene encoding uncharacterized protein LOC127987304 isoform X3; this translates as MKNMFLRLVLFCLCFWRLDGELGDILTPVSVMEGDSFTLNSGLTEITDDSLILWVCYHENTLLAEINKRADSISVYEDVLDGTFRDRLKLDDQTGSLTIMNITTKDTGFYQLHINCMKKFFFLTVYVFGDEMKSVSVTEGDSVTLNSGLTQIREDDGLIQWLFETAIIALISEVTKVYTNNEGKFSNRLKLDHETGSLTITDIKMKHSGRYKLQINSVVKSFILTVNGGVADTLMPVSVMEGGSVTLNAGLTGKQKDHLFLWIFGNKNTILADVWFDTFSVYDDVLDGRFRNRLKLDNQTGSLTITDTRTQHAGEYELHTPRMMIMFTLNVYGVTDAVKSVSVLEGDSVTLNSDITGLEEDVFQWVFINSLISHINVKADHITIFDYNDGRFRDRLKLDKKTGSLTIADIRIAHSGLYELQSYSETKYWKFSLTVYASPPVPVISRDCSSSSVSSKTKCSFLCSMVNVGHVTLSWYKGNSLLSSISVSDLSISLSLPLEVEYQDKNSYSCVINNPIRNQTTHLDITQLCQPCPDSEHCCGSTKAVVRLVVTALVGVAAVAAVVLLVYDIRSGRAEQDRARFLT